Proteins from a single region of Apostichopus japonicus isolate 1M-3 chromosome 21, ASM3797524v1, whole genome shotgun sequence:
- the LOC139962555 gene encoding polycomb protein SCMH1-like, giving the protein MPGSKNIFPATATFSWDNYLKDTNAIVAPDKCFKQNPEVPQNEFLLNVKLEAQDPRSSTATCIATVVGIQGPRLRLRLDGSDNKNDFWRLVDSSDIKPVGKCEANGGMLQPPLGFRMNASSWPLFLQRTLTSSAKLAPASAFKPEPPTPEKNFFKVGMKLEAVDRKNSFLICPGTVAKVKDNMIFISFDGWSGAFDYWCEYNSRDIFPVGWCAKTGHYLQPPGNKGQPKVRRPSVSPGLPSPSQLITSPPPVTKQDPHISSSLNNTPEAATIFLKTTCVCGPYLSSSKVKQMPAQIGPAVPSYVLQDIAQLCIDAAVQPKAVYPFMKAFPTGSSSIKVSFGGNTYTTFLKVPESKTDLLEYIDKLAEQLLCCENFFSSKQIQRICPKCAREDLPSSQLSPLPQHRPGTTKRSLSTDSPIDSKVPRNVVTEAASSTTENKNQRTSSSDPSRWTIEEVIRFVVDQDPAISQHSELFRRQEIDGKAFLLLNSDMMMKYMGLKLGPALKLCSLIEKLKQRRLNSQ; this is encoded by the exons ATGCCAGGGAGTAAAAATATATTCCCAG CCACAGCTACCTTCTCATGGGACAACTACCTAAAGGACACAAATGCAATAGTCGCACCAGACAAATGTTTCAAACAG AACCCTGAGGTTCCTCAGAATGAATTTCTCTTGAATGTCAAACTCGAAGCCCAGGATCCGAGGAGCTCGACAGCTACTTGCATAGCGACAGTTGTGGGAATCCAGGGTCCAAGGCTCCGCCTACGGCTAGACGGGAGTGACAACAAGAACGATTTTTGGAGGCTGGTGGATTCCTCAGATATCAAACCTGTTGGAAAATGTGAGGCTAACGGTGGGATGTTACAGCCACCGTTAG GTTTTCGCATGAATGCTTCTTCCTGGCCATTATTTCTTCAACGAACATTAACTTCTTCAGCCAAACTTGCCCCAGCATCTGCTTTCAAACCG GAACCACCGACACCAGAGAAAAACTTCTTCAAAGTTGGAATGAAGTTAGAGGCTGTGGACAGGAAAAACTCTTTTCTCATCTGTCCAGGAACCGTCGCAAAAGTTAAAGATAACATGATCTTCATCTCCTTCGATGGATGGAGCGGTGCCTTCGATTATTGGTGTGAATACAACAGTAGAGATATCTTCCCTGTGGGTTGGTGTGCTAAGACGGGACACTACCTCCAACCTCCAGGTAACAAAG GTCAACCAAAGGTCAGAAGGCCGAGCGTTTCACCAGGATTGCCGTCACCTTCGCAGCtgattacatcccctccaccagTGACAAAACAAGATCCACACATCTCTAGCAGCTTGAACAATACCCCTGAAGCAG CAACGATATTTCTTAAGACCACCTGTGTCTGCGGTCCGTATCTTAGCTCATCGAAAGTGAAACAGATGCCGGCCCAGATAGGCCCAGCTGTCCCCAGCTACGTCCTTCAGGATATTGCCCAGCTCTGCATAGATGCAGCCGTGCAACCAAAAGCAGTTTACCCATTCATGAAGGCCTTCCCGACTGGCAGTAGTAGCATCAAAG TTTCTTTCGGTGGCAACACATACACAACATTCCTGAAGGTGCCAGAAAGCAAGACAGATCTCTTGGAGTACATCGATAAACTTGCTGAACAACTCCTCTGCTGTGAAAACTTTTTCTCCTCCAAGCAGATTCAAAGAATCTGTCCTAAATGTGCCAGGGAAG ACTTACCCAGTTCCCAACTTAGTCCTCTCCCTCAGCACAGACCGGGTACGACGAAAAGAAGCTTATCTACAGACTCCCCCATCGATTCAAAGGTGCCAAGAAATGTGGTAACAGAGG CTGCCAGCTCAAcgacagaaaacaaaaaccaaagaaCGTCAAGCAGTGACCCCTCTAGATGGACCATCGAAGAGGTCATCAGGTTTGTGGTGGACCAAGATCCAGCCATTTCCCAACATTCAGAACTCTTTAGGAGACAG